Proteins from a genomic interval of Lolium perenne isolate Kyuss_39 chromosome 1, Kyuss_2.0, whole genome shotgun sequence:
- the LOC127342600 gene encoding uncharacterized protein At5g02240 — translation MTTAAAAAVMRFSSPFSGQTLLPPRHRVVSSRRAALAVSATAGGSPATVLVTGAGGRTGQIVYKKLKERSDQFTARGLVRTPDSKGKIGGGDDVLVGDIRDPGTIAAAVEGVDALVILTSAVPRMKPGFDPSKGGRPEFYFDEGSDPEQVDWIGQKNQIDAAKSVGVKQIVLVGSMGGTDLNHPLNKLGNGNILVWKRKAEQYLADSGIPYTIIRAGGLQDKDGGVRELIIGKDDEVLKTETKTIARADVAEVCIQALLFEEARFKAFDLASKPEGEGTPTTDFKSVFAQIATRF, via the exons ATgaccacggcggcggcggcggcggtgatgcGTTTTTCGTCCCCGTTCAGTGGACAAACCCTCCTTCCTCCCCGCCACCGCGTCGTCTCGTCGAGGCGGGCCGCGCTCGCCGTCTCCGCGACCGCCGGCGGGTCGCCTGCCACCGTGCTCGTCACCGGCGCTGGAGGACGAACAG GCCAGATTGTGTACAAGAAGCTGAAGGAGAGATCCGACCAGTTCACGGCCAGAGGGCTGGTCAGGACGCCGGACAGCAAGGGCAAGATCGGCGGCGGGGACGACGTGCTCGTCGGCGACATAAGGGACCCCGGGACCATCGCCGCCGCGGTCGAGGGCGTCGACGCGCTCGTCATCCTCACCAGCGCCGTCCCGAGGATGAAGCCCGGGTTCGACCCTAGCAAGGGCGGACGGCCTGAGTTTTACTTTGACGAAGGGTCTGACCCTGAACAG GTGGATTGGATTGGCCAAAAGAATCAGATCGATGCAGCCAAGAGCGTTGGTGTGAAGCAGATAGTTTTGGTTGGATCCATGGGCGGGACAGATCTGAACCATCCATTGAACAAGCTGGGAAATGGGAATATACTG GTGTGGAAACGAAAGGCGGAACAGTACCTAGCGGACTCTGGTATACCATATACAATCATAAG GGCTGGAGGACTACAAGACAAAGATGGTGGTGTGCGAGAGTTGATCATTGGAAAGGATGACGAGGTCTTGAAGACAGAGACAAAAACTATTGCCAGGGCAGATGTTGCAGAAGTTTGCATACAG GCTTTGCTATTTGAGGAAGCAAGGTTCAAGGCCTTTGATCTGGCATCAAAACCTGAAGGTGAAGGAACACCAACAACAGATTTTAAGTCTGTTTTTGCACAAATTGCTACTCGCTTCTAA